A window from Streptomyces sp. NBC_00335 encodes these proteins:
- the mreD gene encoding rod shape-determining protein MreD, with translation MRFNRILLSGTLVVVALVVQVSILGRLQLPGAVPDLVLLTVVALALVYGCVSGALIGFAAGLLTDLAPPADHAAGRYALVLCVIGYVAGLVRPDTGRFRSAWGPMLTVVGAAFVSTLLYAGVGALVGDTAARHVGLSGLVFTAVLYDLLLAPFTVPFIMALARRAENDPMAVEANGGPPAGKDIASGWLAGGTGLRIGSQRGGLRMKTARSRANRAGRIKGVKGIKGVKSVKKL, from the coding sequence ATGCGTTTCAACCGGATCCTGCTCTCGGGCACGCTCGTCGTGGTCGCCCTGGTCGTCCAGGTCTCCATCCTGGGCCGCCTCCAACTCCCCGGAGCCGTCCCCGACCTGGTCCTGCTCACCGTCGTCGCCCTCGCGCTCGTGTACGGGTGCGTCAGCGGCGCCCTCATCGGCTTCGCGGCGGGCCTCCTCACCGACCTGGCCCCGCCCGCCGACCACGCCGCCGGCCGCTACGCGCTCGTGCTGTGCGTCATCGGCTACGTCGCCGGCCTGGTCCGCCCCGACACCGGGCGGTTCCGCTCCGCCTGGGGCCCGATGCTCACCGTCGTCGGTGCCGCCTTCGTCTCCACCCTGCTCTACGCGGGCGTCGGCGCCCTGGTCGGCGACACCGCCGCCCGTCACGTGGGGCTGAGCGGACTCGTGTTCACCGCGGTCCTCTACGACCTTCTGCTCGCCCCCTTCACCGTGCCGTTCATCATGGCCCTGGCCCGCCGCGCGGAGAACGACCCGATGGCCGTCGAGGCCAACGGCGGCCCGCCCGCGGGCAAGGACATCGCCTCCGGCTGGCTGGCCGGCGGCACCGGGCTGCGGATCGGCAGCCAGCGCGGCGGCCTGCGGATGAAGACGGCCCGCAGCCGTGCCAACCGGGCCGGCCGGATAAAGGGCGTCAAGGGAATCAAGGGTGTGAAGAGCGTCAAGAAGCTGTGA
- the mrdA gene encoding penicillin-binding protein 2 → MTNIPETGRTSRVQIRLVIIQVLVCSMFLTLGGRLWYLQIRNGAEYYHEAKSNHVQRVVQPAVRGTILDARGVALADNETRLVVSTSRTALMKMKDRGHDVMTRLAGVLDMTPKAVMEKVRLCDSQTPAPCWNGSPYQPIPITLDATTQQALQLRERPEEFPGITAEPVAVRRYPAPGGARTAQVLGYLSPVTDEEIQKAKDTDSPHLRSDQVGRSGIERTYDKYLRGKAMVTSYEVDNLGRVMHQTESDPGVPGSTLVTSIDARVQSVAEYELQLAMKTVRQETDKITGRKYEGDSGAVVVMETKTGRVVAMASQPDYDPNAWVGGIAAKDYARLTSEGSNYPLLNRAIQGQAPAGSIFKVVSASAAVRAGYAFDDKYNCSASYSMGNRSFANFESKGHGPITLGEALKFSCNTVFYALGHKEWQRDGGLKPKKDAHDWFYRTAREFGLGSETGIDLPNEVTGRIPDRGWKKGFWAANKDSWCKQGKKGGTYVEQIAYESCLEGNQLKAFDSINFAIGQGDVLVTPIQMATAYSAISNGGTLYDPTVGKAVISADGKHVQMIKPKAHGRLPIDAKTVKDLDKGLRMVVEPGGTAAWRFGGWPLDKIPMRAKTGTAQVYGKQTTSWLATYTDDFTIVMTISQGGTGSGASGPAVRNIYNAIYGLDMAGNQDLKKALLLGPEKKLPRIRPDGGIDSPEIRPYVPPSPEELAPPALAGPPAQRPAQHD, encoded by the coding sequence GTGACCAACATTCCGGAGACCGGCCGTACCTCCCGGGTGCAGATCCGGCTCGTGATCATCCAGGTTCTCGTCTGCTCGATGTTCCTCACCCTCGGCGGCCGGCTCTGGTACCTCCAGATCCGCAACGGCGCCGAGTACTACCACGAGGCCAAGAGCAACCACGTCCAGCGGGTCGTCCAGCCCGCCGTGCGCGGGACGATCCTCGACGCCCGGGGCGTCGCCCTCGCCGACAACGAGACCCGCCTGGTCGTCTCCACCAGCCGCACGGCGCTGATGAAGATGAAGGACCGCGGCCATGACGTCATGACCCGCCTCGCCGGGGTCCTGGACATGACCCCCAAGGCGGTCATGGAGAAGGTCCGCCTCTGCGACTCCCAGACCCCCGCGCCCTGCTGGAACGGCTCCCCGTACCAGCCGATCCCGATCACCCTCGACGCCACCACGCAGCAGGCGCTGCAGCTGCGCGAGCGCCCCGAGGAGTTCCCCGGCATCACCGCCGAGCCCGTCGCGGTCCGCCGCTACCCGGCCCCCGGCGGGGCCCGTACCGCCCAGGTGCTCGGCTACCTCTCGCCGGTCACCGACGAGGAGATCCAGAAGGCCAAGGACACCGACTCGCCGCACCTGCGCTCCGACCAGGTTGGCCGATCCGGGATCGAGCGCACGTACGACAAGTACCTGCGCGGCAAGGCGATGGTCACCTCCTACGAGGTCGACAACCTCGGCCGGGTCATGCACCAGACCGAGTCCGACCCGGGCGTGCCCGGATCCACCCTCGTCACCAGCATCGACGCCCGGGTCCAGTCCGTGGCCGAGTACGAGCTCCAGCTGGCGATGAAGACGGTCCGCCAGGAGACCGACAAGATCACCGGCCGCAAGTACGAGGGCGACTCGGGCGCCGTCGTCGTCATGGAGACCAAGACCGGCCGGGTCGTCGCGATGGCCTCCCAGCCCGACTACGACCCCAACGCCTGGGTCGGCGGCATCGCCGCCAAGGACTACGCGCGCCTCACCAGCGAGGGCTCCAACTACCCGCTGCTCAACCGGGCCATCCAGGGCCAGGCCCCCGCCGGCTCCATCTTCAAGGTGGTGTCGGCGAGCGCGGCCGTCCGGGCCGGGTACGCCTTCGACGACAAGTACAACTGCAGCGCCTCCTACAGCATGGGCAACCGGAGCTTCGCGAACTTCGAGTCCAAGGGGCACGGCCCCATCACGCTCGGCGAGGCCCTCAAGTTCTCCTGCAACACCGTCTTCTACGCCCTCGGCCACAAGGAATGGCAGCGCGACGGCGGCCTCAAGCCCAAGAAGGACGCCCACGACTGGTTCTACCGGACCGCCCGCGAGTTCGGCCTCGGCTCCGAGACCGGGATCGACCTGCCGAACGAGGTCACCGGCCGCATCCCCGACCGGGGGTGGAAGAAGGGCTTCTGGGCGGCCAACAAGGACTCCTGGTGCAAGCAGGGCAAGAAGGGCGGCACCTACGTCGAGCAGATCGCCTACGAGAGCTGCCTCGAAGGCAACCAGCTCAAGGCGTTCGACAGCATCAACTTCGCCATCGGCCAGGGCGACGTCCTCGTCACCCCCATCCAGATGGCCACCGCCTACTCGGCGATCAGCAACGGGGGCACCCTCTACGACCCCACGGTCGGCAAGGCCGTGATCAGCGCCGACGGCAAGCACGTCCAGATGATCAAGCCGAAGGCGCACGGCAGGCTGCCGATCGACGCCAAGACCGTCAAGGACCTCGACAAGGGCCTGCGCATGGTCGTCGAGCCCGGCGGCACCGCCGCCTGGCGCTTCGGCGGCTGGCCGCTGGACAAGATCCCGATGCGGGCCAAGACCGGCACCGCCCAGGTCTACGGCAAGCAGACCACCTCCTGGCTGGCGACCTACACCGACGACTTCACCATCGTCATGACCATCTCCCAGGGCGGCACCGGCTCCGGAGCCTCGGGCCCCGCCGTCCGCAACATCTACAACGCCATCTACGGCCTGGACATGGCGGGCAACCAGGACCTGAAGAAGGCGCTCCTCCTGGGACCCGAGAAGAAGCTGCCCAGGATCCGCCCCGACGGCGGCATCGATTCCCCCGAGATCCGGCCGTACGTACCCCCGTCCCCGGAAGAACTGGCGCCGCCCGCGCTTGCCGGCCCGCCCGCCCAGCGCCCCGCGCAGCACGACTGA
- a CDS encoding DUF4233 domain-containing protein yields the protein MRTLCASTLIAEFFVIGFAGLVAMKGDLSQATVWTVCGIAMLVSVLLCGMLSRPGAVQIGWALQIGLVLSGFVVPMMFILGVVFAGLWWCSIHYGRRIDEIKARWAAQAEAQAAAPTEA from the coding sequence ATGCGCACGCTGTGTGCTTCGACGCTGATCGCCGAGTTCTTCGTGATCGGCTTCGCCGGGCTGGTCGCGATGAAGGGCGATCTGAGCCAGGCCACGGTCTGGACCGTCTGCGGGATCGCGATGCTGGTGTCGGTGCTGCTGTGCGGGATGCTCTCGCGCCCCGGGGCCGTCCAGATCGGCTGGGCCCTGCAGATCGGGCTCGTGCTGAGCGGCTTCGTCGTCCCGATGATGTTCATCCTGGGCGTGGTGTTCGCGGGCCTGTGGTGGTGCTCGATCCACTACGGCCGCCGCATCGACGAGATCAAGGCCCGCTGGGCCGCCCAGGCGGAGGCCCAGGCCGCCGCCCCCACCGAGGCGTAG
- a CDS encoding rod shape-determining protein: MSFIGRDMAIDLGTANTLVYVRGRGIVLNEPSVVAINTNTGGILAVGSEAKKMIGRTPGNIVAVRPLKDGVIADFEITERMLRYFILKIHKRRYLARPRVVVCVPSGITGVERRAVIEASTQAGARQVHIIEEPMAAAIGAGLPVHEATGNMVVDIGGGTTEVAVISLGGIVTAQSIRVAGDELDNAIIQHIKKEYSLLLGERTAEQIKITIGSAYDLDKDEHTEIRGRDLVSGLPKTVVISAAEVRKAIEEPVNAIVDAVKTTLDKCPPELSGDIMDRGIVLTGGGALLRGLDERLRRETGMPIHIAEDPLDSVALGSGKCVEEFEALQQVLDAQPRR; encoded by the coding sequence ATGTCGTTCATCGGCCGTGACATGGCGATCGACCTCGGGACCGCCAACACGCTGGTGTACGTGAGGGGCCGGGGAATCGTCCTGAACGAGCCGTCCGTGGTCGCCATCAACACGAACACCGGTGGCATCCTGGCGGTCGGCTCCGAAGCCAAGAAGATGATCGGGCGCACGCCCGGCAACATCGTCGCCGTGCGGCCCCTCAAGGACGGCGTCATCGCCGACTTCGAGATCACCGAGCGGATGCTCCGGTACTTCATCCTCAAGATCCACAAGCGCCGTTACCTGGCCCGCCCGCGCGTCGTGGTCTGCGTACCCTCCGGCATCACGGGAGTGGAGCGCCGCGCCGTCATCGAGGCGTCCACGCAGGCCGGCGCCCGCCAGGTGCACATCATCGAAGAGCCGATGGCCGCCGCCATCGGAGCGGGCCTGCCCGTCCACGAGGCCACCGGCAACATGGTCGTGGACATCGGCGGCGGCACCACCGAGGTGGCCGTCATCTCCCTCGGCGGAATCGTCACGGCACAGTCCATCCGGGTGGCCGGCGACGAGCTCGACAACGCGATCATCCAGCACATCAAGAAGGAGTACTCGCTCCTCCTCGGTGAGCGGACCGCCGAGCAGATCAAGATCACCATCGGGTCGGCCTACGACCTCGACAAGGACGAGCACACCGAGATCCGCGGCCGCGACCTGGTCTCGGGTCTGCCCAAGACCGTCGTGATCTCGGCCGCCGAGGTCCGCAAGGCGATCGAGGAGCCCGTCAACGCCATCGTCGACGCCGTCAAGACCACCCTCGACAAGTGCCCGCCGGAGCTCTCCGGCGACATCATGGACCGCGGCATCGTCCTGACCGGAGGCGGCGCCCTGCTCCGCGGCCTCGACGAGCGGCTGCGCCGCGAGACGGGCATGCCGATCCACATCGCCGAGGACCCGCTCGACTCCGTCGCGCTCGGATCCGGCAAGTGCGTGGAGGAGTTCGAGGCGCTCCAGCAGGTGCTGGACGCCCAGCCGCGGCGCTGA
- the ndk gene encoding nucleoside-diphosphate kinase: MTQRTLVLLKPDAVRRGLIGEIVGRIERKAGWTIPALELRTLDQETLEAHYGEHKGKVFYEPLMGFMASGPVVALVVEGERVIEGVRQLAGPTDPIAAAPGSIRGDFGTVTRENLIHASDSEESAERELKLFFPAL, translated from the coding sequence ATGACCCAGCGCACGCTCGTCCTCCTCAAGCCCGACGCCGTCCGTCGCGGCCTGATCGGCGAGATCGTCGGCCGCATCGAGCGGAAGGCCGGCTGGACCATTCCCGCGCTGGAGCTGCGCACGCTGGACCAGGAGACCCTGGAAGCGCACTACGGCGAGCACAAGGGCAAGGTCTTCTACGAGCCCCTCATGGGCTTCATGGCCAGCGGCCCGGTCGTGGCCCTGGTCGTCGAAGGGGAGCGCGTGATCGAGGGTGTCCGCCAGTTGGCCGGACCCACTGACCCGATTGCCGCCGCGCCCGGCTCCATCCGGGGTGACTTCGGTACCGTCACCCGGGAGAACCTGATCCACGCCTCGGACTCCGAGGAGTCCGCGGAGCGGGAGCTGAAGCTGTTCTTCCCGGCGCTGTGA
- the mreC gene encoding rod shape-determining protein MreC, with product MRDTRESRLLLVLLIAIAFALITVDIRTGEESPVDGARQAAAAVFGPVEKGVAKGVDPVANAIGAVRDSGERHNRIATLERENAALKAKLGSDDQTRSRIRELDEMLKRAGAGQYGIKGAEVIAIGAAQGFSWTVTIDAGSKDGIERDMTVLNGDGLVGRVATVGPDTATVVLANDPDFTVGTRLEKTGELGFATGQGDRELSVQMLNGKAKINTGDRLVTFGSRGNKPFVPGVPIGEVMKVDPARGDLTRTVWVRPFVGFSRLDIVGVVVMPPRQDPRDAVLPPKPEAPKPTPTVTVTVTPSPGASASGKPAED from the coding sequence GTGAGGGACACACGAGAAAGCCGGCTGCTCCTGGTGCTTCTGATCGCCATCGCGTTCGCTTTGATCACGGTGGACATCAGGACGGGTGAGGAGTCTCCGGTCGACGGTGCCCGACAGGCCGCCGCAGCGGTCTTCGGACCGGTCGAAAAGGGCGTGGCGAAAGGGGTCGACCCGGTCGCCAACGCCATAGGGGCCGTACGGGACTCCGGCGAGCGGCACAACCGCATCGCGACGCTGGAGCGCGAGAACGCGGCGCTGAAGGCCAAGCTGGGCAGCGACGACCAGACCCGCAGCCGGATCCGCGAGCTCGACGAGATGCTCAAGCGGGCGGGCGCGGGCCAGTACGGCATCAAGGGCGCCGAGGTCATCGCCATAGGAGCGGCCCAGGGCTTCTCCTGGACCGTGACCATCGACGCGGGCAGCAAGGACGGCATCGAGCGCGACATGACCGTCCTCAACGGGGACGGACTCGTCGGCCGCGTCGCCACCGTCGGCCCCGACACCGCCACCGTGGTCCTCGCCAACGACCCCGACTTCACCGTCGGCACCCGCCTGGAGAAGACCGGCGAACTCGGCTTCGCCACCGGTCAGGGCGACCGGGAGCTCTCCGTGCAGATGCTCAACGGCAAGGCCAAGATCAACACCGGCGACCGGCTCGTCACCTTCGGCTCGCGCGGCAACAAGCCCTTCGTGCCCGGCGTCCCGATCGGCGAGGTGATGAAGGTCGACCCCGCGCGCGGCGACCTGACCCGGACCGTCTGGGTCCGTCCCTTCGTCGGCTTCTCCCGCCTGGACATCGTCGGCGTCGTGGTCATGCCCCCGCGCCAGGACCCGCGCGACGCGGTCCTGCCGCCCAAGCCCGAAGCGCCCAAGCCCACCCCGACGGTCACCGTCACGGTCACCCCGTCGCCCGGCGCGTCCGCGTCCGGCAAGCCGGCCGAGGACTAG
- the rodA gene encoding rod shape-determining protein RodA has product MQTANKFSVARYAPEQRGAMAKLTARDSVVRRLDWPILLSALALSLIGALLVWSATRNRTSLNNGDPYYFLFRHAMNTGIGLVLMIGTIWLGHRTLRGAVPILYGLSVVLILAVLTPLGATINGAHAWIVVGGGFSLQPSEFVKITIILVMAMLLATRVDAGDLAHPDHRTVVKALCLAAFPMGIIMLMPDLGSVMVMVVIVLGVLLASGASNRWVLGLLGSGVGGAILIWQLGILDEYQINRFAAFANPELDPAGVGYNTNQARIAIGSGGLTGSGLFKGSQTTGQFVPEQQTDFVFTVAGEELGFVGAGLILVLLGVILWRACLIARETTELYGTIVCAGIIAWFAFQSFENIGMTLGIMPVAGLPLPFVSYGGSSMFAVWVAIGLLQSIRVQRPMSA; this is encoded by the coding sequence ATGCAGACCGCCAACAAATTCTCCGTGGCCCGGTACGCGCCGGAGCAGCGGGGAGCGATGGCCAAGCTCACCGCCCGCGACTCCGTGGTGCGCCGGCTCGACTGGCCGATACTCCTCTCGGCGCTCGCCCTCTCCCTCATCGGCGCCCTGCTGGTGTGGTCGGCGACCCGCAACCGGACCTCGCTGAACAACGGGGACCCGTACTACTTCCTCTTCCGGCACGCCATGAACACCGGCATCGGCCTCGTGCTGATGATCGGCACCATCTGGCTCGGGCACCGCACCCTGCGCGGCGCCGTACCGATCCTCTACGGGCTCTCCGTCGTCCTGATCCTCGCCGTACTCACCCCGCTCGGCGCCACCATCAACGGGGCCCACGCCTGGATCGTGGTCGGCGGCGGCTTCTCGCTCCAGCCCTCCGAGTTCGTCAAGATCACGATCATCCTGGTCATGGCGATGCTGCTGGCCACCCGGGTGGACGCGGGAGACCTCGCCCACCCCGACCACCGCACCGTCGTCAAGGCGCTCTGCCTGGCCGCCTTCCCCATGGGCATCATCATGCTGATGCCCGACCTCGGCTCCGTCATGGTCATGGTCGTCATCGTGCTCGGCGTCCTGCTGGCCTCCGGCGCCTCCAACCGCTGGGTGCTGGGCCTGCTCGGCTCGGGCGTCGGCGGGGCCATCCTGATCTGGCAGCTCGGCATCCTCGACGAGTACCAGATCAACCGCTTCGCGGCCTTCGCCAACCCCGAGCTCGACCCGGCCGGCGTCGGCTACAACACCAACCAGGCGCGCATCGCCATCGGCTCCGGCGGCCTGACCGGCTCCGGCCTCTTCAAGGGCTCGCAGACCACCGGCCAGTTCGTGCCGGAGCAGCAGACCGACTTCGTCTTCACGGTGGCGGGCGAGGAGCTGGGCTTCGTCGGAGCCGGGCTGATCCTGGTGCTGCTCGGGGTCATCCTGTGGCGCGCCTGCCTGATCGCCCGAGAGACGACCGAGCTGTACGGCACGATCGTGTGCGCCGGGATCATCGCCTGGTTCGCCTTCCAGTCCTTCGAGAACATCGGCATGACCCTCGGGATCATGCCCGTGGCCGGACTCCCGCTGCCCTTCGTGTCCTACGGAGGATCCTCGATGTTCGCCGTGTGGGTGGCCATCGGGCTGCTCCAGTCGATCAGGGTGCAGCGGCCCATGTCGGCTTGA
- the folC gene encoding bifunctional tetrahydrofolate synthase/dihydrofolate synthase produces MSEQQPESHDDSFDAFDQIVAEESDRDPDLAVIEAGSRTLRTQAGPPQGDPVPEEPADPEVAKALREVEQELAGRWGETKLEPSVTRIASLMDVLGEPQRAYPSIHVTGTNGKTSTARMIEALLNAFELRTGRYTSPHVSSVTERISLDGAPITAERFVETYHDIKPYVEMVDAAEEFRLSFFEVLTGMAYAAFADAPVDAAVIEVGMGGTWDATNVIDGAVAVVTPISLDHTDRLGSTTGEIAQEKGGVIKQGATVILAQQPVDAAQVLLKKAVEVDATVARAGMEFGVVTREVAVGGQQLTLRGLGGEYDGIFLPLHGAHMAHNAAVALAAVEAFFGIGADHARVLDAETVRKAFASVTSPGRMEVVRRSPTVVLDAAHNPAGARVTAEAVTEAFGFSRLVGVVGASEGKDARGVFEAFEPIFAEVVITENTSHRAMPADDLAAIAVEVFGADRVQVEPRLDDALEAAITLAEEEAEYGGAGVLVTGSVITVGEARLLLKRG; encoded by the coding sequence GTGAGTGAGCAGCAGCCCGAGAGCCACGATGACAGCTTCGACGCCTTCGACCAGATCGTGGCGGAAGAGTCCGACCGCGACCCCGACCTGGCGGTGATCGAGGCGGGCAGCCGCACCCTGCGGACGCAGGCCGGTCCGCCCCAGGGCGACCCCGTGCCCGAAGAGCCCGCCGACCCCGAGGTGGCCAAGGCGCTGCGGGAGGTGGAGCAGGAGCTGGCCGGCCGCTGGGGCGAGACCAAGCTGGAGCCGTCCGTCACGCGCATCGCCTCGCTGATGGACGTCCTGGGCGAGCCGCAGCGCGCGTACCCCTCCATCCACGTCACCGGCACCAACGGCAAGACGAGCACCGCCCGCATGATCGAGGCGCTGCTGAACGCCTTCGAGCTGCGCACCGGCCGCTACACCAGCCCGCACGTGTCCTCGGTCACCGAGCGGATCAGCCTGGACGGGGCGCCGATCACCGCCGAGCGGTTCGTCGAGACCTACCACGACATCAAGCCCTACGTGGAGATGGTGGACGCGGCCGAGGAGTTCCGGCTGTCGTTCTTCGAGGTCCTCACCGGCATGGCCTACGCGGCCTTCGCGGACGCGCCCGTGGACGCGGCCGTGATCGAGGTGGGCATGGGCGGCACCTGGGACGCCACCAACGTCATCGACGGCGCGGTCGCGGTGGTCACCCCGATCAGCCTGGACCACACGGACCGGCTCGGCTCCACCACCGGTGAGATCGCGCAGGAGAAGGGCGGCGTCATCAAGCAGGGCGCCACCGTGATCCTGGCGCAGCAGCCGGTGGACGCGGCTCAGGTGCTGCTGAAGAAGGCCGTGGAGGTCGACGCGACCGTGGCCCGTGCGGGCATGGAGTTCGGCGTCGTCACCCGCGAGGTCGCGGTGGGCGGGCAGCAGCTGACGCTGCGCGGGCTGGGCGGCGAGTACGACGGCATCTTCCTGCCGCTGCACGGCGCCCACATGGCGCACAACGCGGCGGTGGCGCTGGCCGCGGTCGAGGCCTTCTTCGGGATCGGCGCGGACCACGCGCGGGTGCTGGACGCGGAGACCGTGCGCAAGGCCTTCGCCTCGGTGACCTCGCCCGGCCGCATGGAGGTCGTGCGGCGCAGCCCGACGGTGGTCCTGGACGCGGCGCACAACCCGGCCGGGGCGCGGGTCACGGCGGAGGCGGTGACCGAGGCCTTCGGCTTCAGCCGGCTGGTCGGGGTCGTGGGCGCGAGCGAGGGCAAGGATGCGCGCGGGGTCTTCGAGGCCTTCGAGCCGATCTTCGCGGAGGTCGTGATCACGGAGAACACCAGCCACCGGGCGATGCCCGCCGACGATCTCGCGGCCATCGCGGTCGAGGTCTTCGGCGCCGACCGGGTGCAGGTGGAGCCGCGGCTGGACGACGCCCTGGAGGCGGCGATCACCCTGGCGGAGGAAGAGGCGGAGTACGGAGGGGCCGGGGTCCTGGTGACCGGGTCCGTGATCACGGTGGGCGAGGCCCGCCTGCTGCTGAAGAGGGGCTGA
- a CDS encoding CYTH and CHAD domain-containing protein gives MADTKREIERKFEFRSTKAGRRGVPDLTGTAAIAAVTDQGTAELDATYYDTPDQRLAADGLTLRRRTGGKDAGWHLKLPVAPGVRDEITAPLGDTVPDALTALLRSRVRDTPLEPQVRLLSSRKLSHLLDADGALLAELSTDAVRAERADATAAWTEVEVELADGADPALLDAVETVFRKAGLRVSDAPSKLARALTETGGQPPARTAAATGPAEDTVGAHVLAYLREQRDTLIAQDPAVRRGLPDSVHQMRVATRRLRGAFKTYRRILDPAETGPIGEELRWLAAELGVDRDQEVLLERIQTRLDELPRTLVLGPVRGRLKIWNVARRAGSRRAALAALDSRRHVALLNALDALLADPPLLKAAARPAASALPAAVLGDYERLAGRIEGALSMDPGEDRDLALHEARKAAKRTRYAAEAAAPALGKPARKLAKTVKAVQSLLGDHQDGVVARDALRGLAVQAAGAGESSFTWGLLYGREEALADRRERELPQVWAATAGPAAAVRG, from the coding sequence ATGGCGGACACGAAGCGCGAGATCGAGCGCAAATTCGAGTTCAGGAGCACCAAGGCCGGACGGCGCGGGGTGCCCGACCTGACGGGCACGGCCGCCATCGCGGCCGTCACCGACCAGGGCACGGCCGAGCTCGACGCCACCTACTACGACACCCCCGATCAGCGGCTCGCCGCCGACGGGCTGACCCTGCGCCGCCGCACCGGCGGCAAGGACGCCGGCTGGCACCTCAAACTGCCCGTCGCCCCCGGCGTGCGCGACGAGATCACCGCCCCCCTCGGCGACACCGTGCCGGACGCGCTGACCGCGCTGCTGCGCTCCCGCGTCCGCGACACCCCGCTGGAACCGCAGGTCAGGCTGCTGTCCTCGCGCAAGCTCAGCCACCTCCTCGACGCCGACGGCGCCCTCCTCGCGGAGCTGTCCACCGACGCGGTGCGGGCCGAGCGCGCGGACGCCACCGCCGCCTGGACCGAGGTGGAGGTCGAGCTCGCCGACGGCGCCGACCCGGCGCTGCTCGACGCCGTGGAGACGGTCTTCCGCAAGGCCGGACTCCGGGTCAGCGACGCCCCCTCCAAGCTCGCCCGGGCGCTGACCGAGACCGGCGGGCAGCCCCCGGCCCGGACGGCTGCCGCCACCGGCCCCGCCGAGGACACGGTGGGCGCGCACGTGCTCGCGTACCTGCGCGAACAGCGCGACACCCTCATCGCCCAGGACCCCGCCGTACGCCGGGGCCTGCCCGACTCCGTCCACCAGATGCGGGTCGCCACCCGGCGGCTGCGCGGCGCCTTCAAGACCTACCGGCGGATCCTGGACCCCGCCGAGACCGGCCCGATCGGCGAGGAGCTGCGCTGGCTCGCCGCCGAGCTCGGCGTCGACCGCGACCAGGAAGTCCTGCTGGAGCGGATCCAGACCCGGCTCGACGAACTCCCGCGCACCCTCGTGCTGGGCCCGGTCCGCGGCCGCCTCAAGATCTGGAACGTCGCCCGCCGCGCCGGCTCGCGCCGCGCGGCGCTGGCCGCGCTCGACAGCCGGCGCCACGTCGCCCTGCTCAACGCCCTCGACGCCCTGCTGGCCGACCCGCCGCTGCTGAAGGCCGCCGCCCGGCCCGCCGCGTCGGCCCTGCCCGCGGCGGTCCTCGGGGACTACGAACGCCTCGCCGGCAGGATCGAGGGAGCCCTGTCCATGGACCCGGGCGAAGACCGCGACCTGGCCCTGCACGAGGCCCGCAAGGCCGCGAAGCGCACCCGGTACGCGGCCGAGGCGGCGGCCCCGGCCCTCGGCAAACCCGCACGCAAGCTGGCCAAGACGGTGAAGGCGGTCCAGAGCCTGCTCGGCGACCACCAGGACGGGGTCGTCGCCCGCGACGCCCTGCGCGGCCTCGCCGTCCAGGCGGCCGGCGCGGGGGAGTCCTCCTTCACCTGGGGCCTGCTCTACGGCCGTGAGGAGGCGCTGGCCGACCGCCGCGAGCGGGAGCTGCCGCAGGTGTGGGCGGCCACCGCGGGACCGGCTGCGGCGGTGCGCGGCTGA